CCGCCAGCAAATAAGACTTGCGCATTCCCGGCTGAAATAGTATAAAATCTGTTTCCATAAGTGCATAGGGGCTATGCACCCGGCCACCCTTCGAGGTGCCGGCCGATATTAACCGCCACCTTGTCCCGTAAAAACGGGAACAGACCCGCTCGAATGAGCGGGGGACCAGAAGGAGGAAACATGAACAGATACGAGACAGTCTGCATTGTCCGGCCCGATATTGCAGAAGATGCCATAAAAGGCATCATCCAGAAGGCCTCGTCGTCGCTCGAAGGCGCCGGCGGGACCGTAGTAAGGGTCGACGAATGGGGGAGGAGAAAGCTCGCCTATCCCATACAGAAAAAAGGAGAGGGCTATTATTTCGTCCTCGAATACACGAGCTCGCCCGCTGCCAGCAAGGAAGTCGAAAGGCTCTTCAAGCTGAACGAGGACGTGCTCCGTTACCAGACCGTAAGGATCATCGCCACAAAGAAGGCTGAGGAGAAGACAGCGGCAGAGGCCCCGGCGGCCGCTACCGAGGCAGCCCCGGCGGAAGGAGGTCAGGCAAATGGCTAACGAAAGACCTGAGAGGCCCGAAAGGCCTGAAAGACCCGCAAGGCCAGGCGGCAGGCGCGAAGGCGGCGGGCGGCCCGATAGAAGGCCCTATCACAAGAAAAAGGTCTGCCGCTTCTGCAAGGACAAGGCCCTCGCTATGATAGACTACAAAGACGCAAAGGCCCTGCGGCCTTTTGTGACGGAAAAGGGCAGGATAGTCCCGAGAAGGATATCCGGGACCTGCGCCAAGCACCAGAGGATGGTCAGCAACGCCTTGAAAAGGGCGCGTAACCTCGCCATCCTGCCGTTCACGACTACCAGCATATAGGAGCTATTGTCATGAGGGTGATACTTAAAAGAGACATGGAGAACCTCGGGGCATTCGGCGACGTGGTCAAGGTGGCCCCGGGGTATGCAAGGAACTACCTCATACCGCAGGGCATCGCGGCCGAGGCGAGCAGGAGTAACA
This sequence is a window from Deltaproteobacteria bacterium. Protein-coding genes within it:
- the rpsF gene encoding 30S ribosomal protein S6, coding for MNRYETVCIVRPDIAEDAIKGIIQKASSSLEGAGGTVVRVDEWGRRKLAYPIQKKGEGYYFVLEYTSSPAASKEVERLFKLNEDVLRYQTVRIIATKKAEEKTAAEAPAAATEAAPAEGGQANG
- the rpsR gene encoding 30S ribosomal protein S18; the encoded protein is MANERPERPERPERPARPGGRREGGGRPDRRPYHKKKVCRFCKDKALAMIDYKDAKALRPFVTEKGRIVPRRISGTCAKHQRMVSNALKRARNLAILPFTTTSI